The following proteins are encoded in a genomic region of Cellulomonas sp. ES6:
- a CDS encoding PTS mannitol transporter subunit IICB, whose translation MIMPNLPAFLAWGLITSMFIAVGWTPNGILGGFGNADAMSWQGAATQLAQADDGTTFRQYLGLVGPMVTYLLPILIANAGGRIVYKERGGVVASIVAVGMITGSTVPMFLGAMVVGPLSAWVMKKVDSLWAGKIKPGFEMLVDMFSAGILGAAMAVGAFFGFAPIITQVSSWLGSIVSWMADNHLLPLMSVIVEPAKVLFLNNAIGNGVLVPLGAQEVVESGKSLLFLVEANPGPGLGILMAYTVFGVGAARMSAPGAAVVQFIGGIHEVYFPFVLMKPALILAAIAGGATGIATNVVFGSGLRGPAAPGSILAVLAATPRDSYVGVVLSVVLSFAVTFLVSAVILRASRKRDLAAGGGDLEAAIAQTEANKGKSSSALGALATQAAPVSGATPAVGGDALPDRPLRSIVFACDAGMGSSAMGASILRDKLKKAGRGDITVVNRAVAQLEDDVDLVITQRELTDRARRHAPSARHVSVDNFLSSPVYDDVVREAQAAERTQS comes from the coding sequence ATGATCATGCCGAACCTCCCCGCCTTCCTGGCGTGGGGGCTCATCACCTCGATGTTCATCGCCGTGGGCTGGACGCCCAACGGCATCCTCGGGGGCTTCGGGAACGCCGACGCGATGAGCTGGCAGGGCGCCGCCACCCAGCTCGCGCAGGCCGACGACGGGACGACGTTCCGGCAGTACCTGGGGCTCGTCGGCCCGATGGTGACCTACCTGCTGCCGATCCTCATCGCCAACGCCGGTGGCCGCATCGTCTACAAGGAGCGCGGCGGCGTCGTCGCGTCCATCGTGGCGGTCGGCATGATCACCGGCTCCACGGTGCCGATGTTCCTCGGCGCCATGGTGGTCGGCCCGCTGTCGGCCTGGGTCATGAAGAAGGTCGACTCCCTGTGGGCCGGCAAGATCAAGCCGGGCTTCGAGATGCTCGTCGACATGTTCTCCGCGGGCATCCTCGGTGCCGCGATGGCGGTCGGGGCGTTCTTCGGGTTCGCGCCGATCATCACGCAGGTGTCGAGCTGGCTGGGGAGCATCGTCTCCTGGATGGCGGACAACCACCTGCTGCCGCTGATGTCGGTGATCGTCGAGCCGGCGAAGGTGCTGTTCCTCAACAACGCCATCGGCAACGGCGTCCTGGTGCCCCTCGGCGCGCAGGAGGTCGTGGAGTCCGGCAAGTCGCTGCTGTTCCTGGTGGAGGCCAACCCGGGCCCCGGCCTCGGGATCCTCATGGCGTACACCGTGTTCGGCGTCGGCGCGGCGCGGATGTCCGCCCCGGGCGCGGCCGTCGTGCAGTTCATCGGCGGCATCCACGAGGTCTACTTCCCGTTCGTGCTCATGAAGCCGGCGCTGATCCTCGCGGCGATCGCGGGCGGCGCCACGGGCATCGCGACGAACGTCGTGTTCGGCTCGGGCCTGCGCGGGCCGGCCGCACCGGGGTCGATCCTCGCGGTGCTCGCGGCGACGCCACGGGACTCGTACGTCGGTGTCGTCCTGTCGGTGGTGCTGTCGTTCGCCGTGACGTTCCTGGTCTCGGCCGTGATCCTGCGGGCGTCCCGCAAGCGGGACCTCGCGGCGGGCGGCGGGGACCTCGAGGCGGCGATCGCGCAGACCGAGGCGAACAAGGGCAAGTCGTCCTCGGCGCTCGGCGCGCTGGCCACCCAGGCCGCGCCGGTCTCCGGTGCGACCCCCGCGGTCGGCGGCGACGCGCTCCCCGACCGGCCGCTGCGGTCGATCGTGTTCGCGTGCGACGCCGGCATGGGGTCGTCCGCGATGGGGGCCAGCATCCTGCGCGACAAGCTCAAGAAGGCGGGCCGCGGCGACATCACCGTGGTCAACCGGGCCGTCGCGCAGCTCGAGGACGACGTCGACCTGGTCATCACGCAGCGCGAGCTGACGGACCGGGCCCGGCGGCACGCCCCGTCCGCCCGGCACGTCTCGGTGGACAACTTCCTCAGCAGCCCGGTCTACGACGACGTCGTGCGCGAGGCGCAGGCGGCGGAGAGGACCCAGTCGTGA
- a CDS encoding zinc-dependent dehydrogenase, which translates to MKVFRFYAPGDVRLEDAPEPSPSEGEVKIRVRATSMCGTDVKISTSGHQRIRPPRVMGHEIAGEVVEVGAGVEGWAPGDRVQVIAAIPCGECEYCRAGAMTICPNQVSMGYDFDGGFAPYMIVPREVLKVDGLNRIPEGVSYAEASVAEPFACAINAQEIIDVHDGDVVVVVGSGPIGCLHVRLARARGAKQVLLVELSRERLDLAAAVVQPDAAICASEVDPVAAVKEATDGRGPSVVITAAASGAAQEQALQMLAPQGRLSLFGGLPKDRPTITFDSNLVHYRELAVFGANGSSPEHNRQALAHIADGSVPVADLITHRLPLERVAEGIDVVRSGAGIKVTIEP; encoded by the coding sequence ATGAAGGTCTTCCGCTTCTACGCACCCGGTGACGTCCGGCTGGAGGACGCGCCGGAGCCGTCGCCGAGCGAGGGCGAGGTCAAGATCCGCGTCCGTGCGACGTCGATGTGCGGCACCGACGTCAAGATCTCTACGTCGGGGCACCAGCGCATCCGCCCGCCGCGCGTCATGGGCCACGAGATCGCCGGCGAGGTGGTCGAGGTCGGCGCCGGCGTCGAGGGCTGGGCGCCCGGCGACCGGGTGCAGGTCATCGCGGCCATCCCGTGCGGCGAGTGCGAGTACTGCCGCGCCGGCGCCATGACGATCTGCCCGAACCAGGTCTCGATGGGCTACGACTTCGACGGCGGGTTCGCGCCGTACATGATCGTGCCCCGCGAGGTGCTCAAGGTCGACGGCCTCAACCGGATCCCCGAGGGCGTCTCGTACGCGGAGGCCTCGGTCGCCGAGCCGTTCGCGTGCGCGATCAACGCCCAGGAGATCATCGACGTGCACGACGGCGACGTCGTCGTGGTCGTCGGCTCCGGGCCCATCGGCTGCCTCCACGTCCGCCTGGCGCGGGCCCGGGGCGCGAAGCAGGTGCTGCTCGTGGAGCTCAGCCGCGAGCGCCTCGACCTCGCGGCGGCGGTCGTGCAGCCGGACGCGGCGATCTGCGCGTCGGAGGTCGACCCGGTCGCCGCCGTCAAGGAGGCCACGGACGGCCGCGGCCCGTCGGTCGTCATCACCGCCGCCGCCTCGGGGGCCGCGCAGGAGCAGGCGCTGCAGATGCTCGCCCCGCAGGGCCGGCTCAGCCTGTTCGGCGGCCTGCCCAAGGACCGCCCCACGATCACGTTCGACTCGAACCTCGTGCACTACCGCGAGCTGGCGGTGTTCGGGGCGAACGGCTCCAGCCCGGAGCACAACCGCCAGGCCCTGGCGCACATCGCCGACGGCAGCGTGCCGGTCGCGGACCTCATCACCCACAGGCTGCCGCTCGAGCGGGTGGCCGAGGGCATCGACGTGGTCCGCTCCGGGGCGGGCATCAAGGTCACCATCGAGCCGTGA
- a CDS encoding DeoR/GlpR family DNA-binding transcription regulator, with protein sequence MYPPERQQLIVTTARAAGRVEVQQLAAELDVTAETVRRDLTALERMGLVRRVHGGAVPVERLGYEPALPQHEQVLTAEKERIAKAALDELPAGGSVLIDAGTTTVRFAELLPPDRELIVVTHALPVAMVLAPLPSVTLHLLGGTVRRRTLAAVGTWAVRALADVRVDVAFLGTNGLTVEDGLTTPDLAEAAVKRAFVAASARTVVLADRTKVGRAELARVAPLAAVDAVVTDSGIEPELADEIETAGPRVVRA encoded by the coding sequence ATGTACCCGCCCGAACGCCAGCAGCTCATCGTGACCACCGCCCGCGCGGCGGGCCGGGTCGAGGTGCAGCAGCTCGCCGCCGAGCTCGACGTCACCGCCGAGACCGTCCGCCGCGACCTCACCGCGCTCGAGCGGATGGGCCTGGTGCGACGCGTCCACGGCGGGGCCGTCCCCGTGGAGCGCCTGGGCTACGAGCCCGCCCTCCCCCAGCACGAGCAGGTGCTGACCGCCGAGAAGGAGCGGATCGCCAAGGCGGCCCTGGACGAGCTGCCGGCCGGTGGCTCCGTGCTCATCGACGCCGGCACCACCACGGTCCGGTTCGCCGAGCTGCTGCCCCCGGACCGCGAGCTCATCGTCGTCACGCACGCGCTGCCCGTCGCGATGGTGCTCGCCCCGCTGCCGTCCGTGACGCTGCACCTGCTGGGCGGGACCGTGCGGCGGCGCACGCTGGCCGCGGTCGGGACGTGGGCCGTGCGCGCGCTCGCCGACGTCCGCGTCGACGTCGCGTTCCTCGGCACCAACGGCCTGACGGTCGAGGACGGCCTCACGACGCCCGACCTCGCCGAGGCCGCGGTCAAACGCGCGTTCGTCGCCGCGTCCGCCCGCACGGTGGTCCTCGCGGACCGCACCAAGGTCGGCCGCGCGGAGCTCGCGCGCGTCGCCCCGCTCGCGGCGGTCGACGCCGTGGTCACCGACTCCGGCATCGAGCCCGAGCTCGCCGACGAGATCGAGACAGCCGGCCCGCGCGTCGTGCGGGCCTGA
- a CDS encoding transferase, translating to MKKRYEDLEQDDGTVVRYQRHDNGGGLVAKGAVVDDSAYVADTAWVDPGARVEARARIGQHCWVEPGARVEVAATVGSHAHVGRGASVGAGSTVGTRSDVGAEARLEPRAVVEPETRVAPGSVVRGGTPRRLDRHLVA from the coding sequence ATGAAGAAGCGATACGAGGACCTCGAGCAGGACGACGGCACCGTCGTGCGCTACCAGCGCCACGACAACGGCGGCGGGCTCGTCGCCAAGGGAGCCGTCGTCGACGACAGCGCCTACGTCGCCGACACGGCGTGGGTGGACCCCGGGGCGCGCGTGGAGGCCCGCGCGCGCATCGGCCAGCACTGCTGGGTGGAGCCCGGCGCCCGCGTGGAGGTGGCCGCGACCGTCGGCTCGCACGCCCACGTCGGCCGCGGAGCCAGCGTCGGCGCGGGATCGACCGTCGGCACCCGCAGCGACGTCGGCGCCGAGGCGCGCCTGGAGCCCCGCGCGGTGGTCGAGCCCGAGACGCGGGTCGCGCCCGGCTCCGTCGTGCGCGGCGGCACCCCGCGGCGGCTCGACCGGCACCTGGTCGCGTAG
- a CDS encoding phosphatase domain-containing protein, translating to MPRIATLAARAEDRFNAAVVRVLTRRGYRPRVVTYPSYGTTTRSRVRARVLLTPPDAPTPGSVARRGWRNLFSAEVAGASVRVTAGPDGPVLLETRSDRGGYVDAWVDLRLEPGWRTLHVAVVDVAAADAEGDRTDGGAAPASSPPVPAPVQVVDPAATHGIVSDIDDTVLVTMVPRPHLAAWNFLVRSEARRKPVPGMPELYARLTATHPDAPVFYLSTGAWNTASALARFLERVGLPQGSLLLTDLGPTGTALLRSGPAHKAATLRALAEELPHLRWILVGDDGQHDPQVYETFAREHPGRVAAIAVRELSLGEQVAQNGLPAVSPATRRAVEGLDASDVALARGADGRALAAELARAGVI from the coding sequence ATGCCCCGGATCGCCACGCTCGCCGCCCGCGCCGAGGACCGGTTCAACGCCGCCGTCGTGCGGGTGCTCACCCGGCGCGGGTACCGTCCGCGCGTCGTCACCTACCCGTCCTACGGGACCACCACCCGGTCGCGGGTGCGTGCGCGCGTCCTCCTCACGCCGCCCGACGCCCCGACCCCGGGCAGCGTGGCCCGGCGTGGCTGGCGCAACCTGTTCTCCGCCGAGGTCGCCGGGGCGTCCGTCCGGGTCACCGCCGGCCCGGACGGGCCGGTCCTGCTGGAGACGCGCTCCGACCGCGGCGGGTACGTCGACGCGTGGGTCGACCTGCGCCTCGAGCCCGGCTGGCGCACGCTGCACGTCGCGGTGGTGGACGTGGCGGCCGCCGACGCCGAGGGGGACCGCACCGACGGCGGGGCCGCCCCCGCGTCGTCCCCGCCGGTGCCCGCGCCCGTGCAGGTGGTGGACCCCGCCGCCACGCACGGCATCGTGAGCGACATCGACGACACCGTGCTCGTGACGATGGTGCCGCGGCCCCACCTGGCGGCCTGGAACTTCCTCGTCCGGTCCGAGGCCCGGCGCAAGCCCGTCCCCGGCATGCCCGAGCTGTACGCCCGGCTCACCGCGACCCACCCGGACGCGCCGGTGTTCTACCTGTCGACGGGCGCCTGGAACACCGCCAGCGCCCTCGCGCGGTTCCTCGAGCGCGTGGGGCTGCCGCAGGGGTCGCTCCTGCTGACCGACCTGGGGCCGACCGGCACGGCGCTCCTGCGTTCCGGGCCGGCGCACAAGGCCGCCACCCTGCGGGCGCTCGCCGAGGAGCTGCCGCACCTGCGCTGGATCCTCGTCGGGGACGACGGCCAGCACGACCCGCAGGTGTACGAGACGTTCGCCCGGGAGCACCCGGGTCGCGTCGCGGCCATCGCGGTGCGCGAGCTGTCCCTGGGGGAGCAGGTCGCGCAGAACGGCCTGCCCGCCGTGTCGCCGGCGACCCGGCGGGCGGTCGAGGGCCTCGACGCGTCGGACGTGGCGCTGGCCCGCGGCGCCGACGGCCGCGCGCTGGCCGCCGAGCTCGCGCGGGCGGGCGTCATCTGA
- a CDS encoding GuaB1 family IMP dehydrogenase-related protein: MRFLPGHSPSSDLTYGDVFLVPSRSEVASRFDVDLAAPDGTGTTIPVVVANMTAVAGRRMAETVARRGGLAVLPQDVPGEVVADVVASVKAKHTVVESAVVVSPQDTVHTALTLIGKRSHGAAVVVEGARPVGVVTPADCEGVDRFTQVAEVMTPEPTTVDLSVVESGGVAGLQAAFERLHASRRRFSPVVRDGELVGVLTQVGALRSSIYAPAVDARGRLRVAAAVGVNGDVKSKAAALLEAEVDVLVVDTAHGHQRKMLDALEAVRSLDPQVPVVAGNVVTAEGTRDLIAAGADIVKVGVGPGAMCTTRMMTAVGRPQFSAVLECATEARRLGKHVWADGGVRHPRDVALALAAGASQVMVGSWFAGTHESPGDLHADGDGRLYKESFGMASARAVAARTRGGSAFDRARKALYEEGISSSRMYLDPERPGVEDLLDRITSGVRSSCTYVGATTLDEFAERATVGIQSAAGYDEGRPLPDGW; encoded by the coding sequence ATGCGCTTCCTGCCCGGGCACTCGCCCTCGTCCGACCTCACGTACGGCGACGTCTTCCTCGTCCCGTCCCGATCCGAGGTCGCCTCGCGGTTCGACGTCGACCTCGCCGCGCCCGACGGCACCGGGACGACGATCCCGGTGGTGGTCGCGAACATGACCGCGGTCGCCGGCCGGCGCATGGCGGAGACCGTCGCCCGGCGCGGCGGCCTGGCCGTGCTGCCGCAGGACGTGCCGGGCGAGGTGGTCGCGGACGTCGTGGCGTCGGTGAAGGCGAAGCACACGGTCGTCGAGAGCGCCGTGGTCGTCTCCCCCCAGGACACGGTGCACACGGCGCTGACGCTGATCGGCAAGCGGTCGCACGGCGCGGCCGTGGTGGTCGAGGGCGCGCGGCCGGTCGGCGTCGTGACGCCGGCGGACTGCGAGGGCGTCGACCGGTTCACGCAGGTCGCCGAGGTGATGACCCCGGAGCCGACGACGGTCGACCTGTCCGTGGTGGAGTCCGGCGGCGTCGCGGGGCTCCAGGCCGCGTTCGAGCGGCTGCACGCCTCGCGTCGCCGGTTCTCCCCCGTCGTCCGGGACGGCGAGCTGGTCGGGGTGCTCACCCAGGTCGGCGCGCTGCGCTCGTCGATCTACGCCCCCGCCGTCGACGCGCGCGGCCGGCTGCGGGTCGCGGCGGCCGTCGGCGTCAACGGCGACGTGAAGTCCAAGGCCGCGGCGCTGCTCGAGGCCGAGGTGGACGTGCTGGTCGTCGACACCGCGCACGGGCACCAGCGCAAGATGCTCGACGCCCTTGAGGCCGTGCGCTCGCTCGACCCGCAGGTCCCCGTCGTGGCGGGCAACGTCGTGACCGCGGAGGGCACGCGGGACCTGATCGCCGCGGGCGCGGACATCGTCAAGGTCGGCGTCGGCCCGGGCGCCATGTGCACCACCCGCATGATGACCGCGGTGGGCCGCCCGCAGTTCTCGGCCGTGCTGGAGTGCGCGACCGAGGCGCGCCGGCTCGGCAAGCACGTGTGGGCCGACGGCGGCGTGCGGCACCCCCGCGACGTCGCGCTCGCCCTGGCGGCCGGCGCGTCGCAGGTCATGGTCGGCTCGTGGTTCGCCGGCACGCACGAGTCGCCCGGTGACCTGCACGCGGACGGCGACGGGCGGCTCTACAAGGAGAGCTTCGGCATGGCGTCGGCCCGCGCGGTCGCCGCCCGGACCCGCGGGGGCTCGGCGTTCGACCGGGCCCGCAAGGCCCTGTACGAGGAGGGCATCTCGTCCTCCCGGATGTACCTGGACCCGGAGCGCCCCGGCGTGGAGGACCTGCTGGACCGGATCACGTCGGGCGTGCGGTCGTCCTGCACCTACGTGGGCGCCACGACGCTGGACGAGTTCGCCGAGCGCGCCACCGTCGGCATCCAGTCCGCCGCCGGCTACGACGAGGGACGGCCGCTGCCCGACGGCTGGTGA
- a CDS encoding carbohydrate ABC transporter permease, protein MSATTALPAPARPGAPAPRARRSNRRVVATSFTYAVLVVLAVLYVYPFLIQVATSFKTDAEAAQNAVSLIPQTWSTAAYERLFLRSDFPLWFRNSVIVTVVVTLGRVFINSLAGYALARLRFRGRGLVFAGLVAVMAVPNVVLLIPKFLVIKQVGIYNSFAGLIVPLLADAAGIFIMKNFFESIPPSVEEAARLDGAGTFRVFWSVVLPMARPAVVTLVILSFQGSWNELSHFIVASQDPDLVTLTKGVAQLASGQLSQGTQYPLKLAAAAIMTVPVAVLFFVFQKRIMNQSAGAVKE, encoded by the coding sequence ATGAGCGCCACCACCGCCCTCCCCGCGCCCGCCCGCCCCGGCGCACCGGCACCCCGGGCCCGCCGCAGCAACCGCCGCGTGGTCGCGACGTCGTTCACCTACGCGGTGCTCGTCGTCCTGGCAGTGCTGTACGTCTACCCGTTCCTCATCCAGGTCGCGACGTCGTTCAAGACGGACGCCGAGGCCGCGCAGAACGCCGTCTCGCTGATCCCGCAGACGTGGAGCACCGCGGCGTACGAGCGGCTGTTCCTGCGCTCGGACTTCCCGCTGTGGTTCCGCAACTCCGTGATCGTCACGGTCGTGGTGACGCTGGGCCGGGTGTTCATCAACTCGCTCGCCGGCTACGCGCTGGCACGGCTGCGGTTCCGCGGGCGCGGCCTGGTGTTCGCCGGGCTCGTGGCCGTCATGGCGGTGCCGAACGTCGTGCTGCTCATCCCGAAGTTCCTCGTCATCAAGCAGGTCGGGATCTACAACTCGTTCGCCGGGCTCATCGTGCCGCTGCTCGCGGACGCCGCCGGCATCTTCATCATGAAGAACTTCTTCGAGTCCATCCCGCCCAGCGTCGAGGAGGCCGCCCGCCTGGACGGCGCCGGCACGTTCCGGGTGTTCTGGTCCGTCGTCCTGCCGATGGCCCGGCCGGCGGTCGTCACGCTGGTGATCCTGTCGTTCCAGGGGTCGTGGAACGAGCTGTCGCACTTCATCGTCGCGTCGCAGGACCCGGATCTCGTCACCCTCACCAAGGGCGTCGCCCAGCTCGCGTCCGGGCAGCTCAGCCAGGGGACGCAGTACCCGCTGAAGCTCGCGGCGGCGGCGATCATGACGGTCCCCGTGGCGGTGCTGTTCTTCGTGTTCCAGAAGCGGATCATGAACCAGAGCGCGGGCGCCGTGAAGGAGTAG
- a CDS encoding sugar ABC transporter permease, whose product MSAAVTSPASAPVRRRRRPHGPGSARGRAAASGWLFLAPMLVILGLFLVVPVLMALWVSMSDWTGRGSPLSSDVSFVGVENYRSLLLGGGLATQDFGTAMRNNAYYVLLVVPLQTALALFLATMVNRRALRGRGFFRTAFYFPSVTSSVAITVLWLFLFSASGTINAILARLSISGPNWFNDPRGVLHLLLGAAGLDTAPESLAQHGFLGIPLWEWLAGPSVAMSALILLAIFTTSGTFMLLFLAALQAISSEVEEAAVMDGATAWQRFRRVTLPMLRPTVFTVVTLGLIGTWQVFDQIYTGTQGGPAKTTITPAYLSYSAAFQNNQWGRGAAIAFVLFAIIVLLTVLQRLVLRERDTVPRRKRFYRTPAAPPAALAGTAGTAPAAGAPGTGTASPTEGDHR is encoded by the coding sequence ATGTCCGCAGCGGTCACGTCGCCGGCGTCCGCGCCGGTGCGCCGCCGCCGTCGCCCGCACGGCCCCGGGTCAGCCCGGGGCCGTGCGGCCGCGTCGGGGTGGCTGTTCCTCGCCCCGATGCTCGTCATCCTGGGGCTGTTCCTCGTCGTCCCCGTCCTGATGGCGCTGTGGGTCAGCATGTCCGACTGGACCGGGCGCGGCAGCCCGCTGTCGTCCGACGTGTCGTTCGTGGGGGTCGAGAACTACCGCAGCCTGCTGCTCGGCGGCGGGCTCGCGACGCAGGACTTCGGCACCGCCATGCGCAACAACGCGTACTACGTGCTGCTGGTCGTGCCGCTGCAGACGGCGCTCGCGCTGTTCCTCGCCACGATGGTCAACCGGCGGGCGCTGCGCGGGCGCGGGTTCTTCCGCACCGCCTTCTACTTCCCCTCCGTGACCTCGTCCGTCGCGATCACGGTGCTGTGGCTGTTCCTCTTCTCGGCGTCGGGGACGATCAACGCGATCCTGGCGCGGCTGTCGATCAGCGGACCGAACTGGTTCAACGACCCCCGCGGCGTGCTGCACCTGCTGCTGGGCGCGGCCGGCCTCGACACCGCGCCGGAGTCCCTCGCGCAGCACGGGTTCCTCGGCATCCCGCTGTGGGAGTGGCTCGCCGGGCCGTCCGTGGCGATGTCCGCGCTGATCCTGCTGGCGATCTTCACCACGTCCGGCACGTTCATGCTGCTGTTCCTCGCGGCGCTCCAGGCGATCTCCTCGGAGGTCGAGGAGGCCGCCGTCATGGACGGCGCCACCGCCTGGCAGCGGTTCCGCCGGGTGACGCTCCCGATGCTGCGGCCGACGGTGTTCACGGTGGTGACGCTGGGGCTGATCGGCACGTGGCAGGTGTTCGACCAGATCTACACCGGCACCCAGGGCGGCCCCGCCAAGACGACGATCACGCCCGCCTACCTGTCCTACAGCGCGGCGTTCCAGAACAACCAGTGGGGTCGCGGCGCCGCGATCGCGTTCGTGCTGTTCGCGATCATCGTGCTGCTCACCGTGCTGCAGCGGCTCGTGCTGCGGGAGCGCGACACCGTGCCGCGGCGCAAGCGGTTCTACCGCACCCCGGCGGCACCACCCGCCGCCCTCGCCGGCACCGCCGGCACCGCGCCGGCCGCCGGCGCCCCGGGCACCGGGACCGCGAGCCCCACCGAGGGGGACCACCGATGA
- a CDS encoding extracellular solute-binding protein — protein sequence MHSTPTRGRRLLASTAVGVAGVLALAACGGSGFDDSGDEETASGGGGPLSILIGSSGDAETDAVKAAVADWSEQSGVEATVQVASDLTQELSQGFASGDPADVFYVSADQFRTYAANGSLYPYGDQLDNADDFYPSLVDQFSTDGQLVCAPKDFSTLALIINTAAWEAAGLTDDDVPTTWDELTDVAGRLTTGDQVGLGFSGEYARVGAFLAQAGGTMTNADGTEATVDSSENLEGLTYVQQLLASGSAAYAADLGTGWGGEAFGTGAAAMTIEGNWITGAMTNDYPDVDYRVVELPAGPAGQGTLQFTNCWGVAADSDNQSDAVDLVQHLTSTDQQLAFSEAFGVMPSVQSAADGWKELYPEMTAFIDSADFAQNVVNAQGAADVITDFNAQLESLKTGDPAAILASVQTNLQAVLDENAS from the coding sequence ATGCACAGCACCCCCACGCGAGGACGGCGCCTGCTGGCGTCCACCGCCGTCGGCGTCGCCGGCGTCCTCGCCCTGGCCGCCTGCGGCGGATCCGGGTTCGACGACAGCGGCGACGAGGAGACCGCATCGGGCGGCGGCGGCCCGCTCAGCATCCTCATCGGCTCGTCCGGCGACGCCGAGACCGACGCCGTGAAGGCCGCCGTCGCCGACTGGTCCGAGCAGTCCGGCGTCGAGGCGACCGTCCAGGTGGCGTCCGACCTCACCCAGGAGCTCAGCCAGGGCTTCGCCTCCGGCGACCCGGCCGACGTGTTCTACGTCAGCGCCGACCAGTTCCGCACCTACGCCGCCAACGGCTCGCTGTACCCCTACGGCGACCAGCTCGACAACGCCGACGACTTCTACCCGAGCCTCGTCGACCAGTTCAGCACCGACGGGCAGCTCGTGTGCGCGCCGAAGGACTTCTCGACGCTCGCGCTCATCATCAACACCGCCGCGTGGGAGGCCGCGGGCCTCACCGACGACGACGTGCCCACGACGTGGGACGAGCTGACCGACGTCGCCGGCCGGCTCACCACCGGCGACCAGGTGGGCCTCGGGTTCTCCGGCGAGTACGCCCGGGTCGGCGCGTTCCTCGCGCAGGCCGGCGGCACCATGACGAACGCCGACGGCACCGAGGCGACCGTCGACTCCTCCGAGAACCTCGAGGGCCTGACGTACGTGCAGCAGCTCCTCGCGTCCGGCAGCGCCGCCTACGCCGCGGACCTCGGCACCGGCTGGGGCGGCGAGGCGTTCGGCACCGGCGCCGCCGCCATGACGATCGAGGGCAACTGGATCACCGGCGCCATGACCAACGACTACCCGGACGTCGACTACCGCGTGGTCGAGCTCCCCGCCGGCCCCGCCGGCCAGGGCACCCTGCAGTTCACCAACTGCTGGGGCGTCGCCGCGGACTCCGACAACCAGTCCGACGCCGTCGACCTGGTCCAGCACCTGACGAGCACCGACCAGCAGCTCGCGTTCTCCGAGGCGTTCGGCGTCATGCCGTCCGTGCAGTCGGCGGCCGACGGCTGGAAGGAGCTGTACCCGGAGATGACCGCGTTCATCGACTCGGCGGACTTCGCGCAGAACGTCGTCAACGCCCAGGGCGCCGCCGACGTGATCACCGACTTCAACGCCCAGCTCGAGAGCCTGAAGACCGGCGACCCGGCGGCGATCCTCGCCTCCGTGCAGACCAACCTGCAGGCCGTCCTCGACGAGAACGCGTCCTGA
- a CDS encoding LacI family DNA-binding transcriptional regulator → MDSTTRPTLESVAQRAGVSRQTVSNVLNAPHLVRPETTDRVRSAIDELGYRPSAAARQLRTGRSRVVGLRLEPVRDGINGAVLDRFLHALTESAQARGYRVMLFTAPDDEREIAQYGELLDTADLDAFVLTSTHRDDARAAWLAEREVPFVTFGRPWTAPGQAHDDHPWVDVDGAAGTRAAVEHLRRLGHERIAYLGWPDGSDTGEDRASGWAAAMVDAGHDGSLLRRLRARVPDGVAAGAQATERVLADAAPTAVVCASDSLALGALTVARSRDTPLAVVGFDDTPVAAAVGLTSVAQPLTEAAHRALDLLLDQLDGGGGTRSRTVLLAPHLVERASSHGPGAPHTP, encoded by the coding sequence ATGGACAGCACGACGAGGCCGACGCTCGAGAGCGTCGCGCAGCGCGCCGGCGTCTCCCGCCAGACCGTGTCGAACGTCCTCAACGCGCCGCACCTGGTCCGGCCCGAGACGACCGACCGCGTGCGCAGCGCCATCGACGAGCTCGGCTACCGGCCGTCCGCCGCCGCACGCCAGCTGCGCACCGGCCGCTCCCGCGTCGTGGGCCTGCGGCTGGAGCCGGTGCGCGACGGCATCAACGGCGCCGTGCTCGACCGGTTCCTGCACGCGCTCACCGAGAGCGCCCAGGCGCGCGGCTACCGGGTCATGCTGTTCACCGCCCCCGACGACGAGCGCGAGATCGCCCAGTACGGCGAGCTGCTCGACACGGCGGACCTCGACGCGTTCGTGCTCACCAGCACGCACCGCGACGACGCGCGCGCCGCCTGGCTGGCCGAGCGCGAGGTGCCGTTCGTGACGTTCGGCCGCCCCTGGACGGCGCCCGGCCAGGCCCACGACGACCACCCGTGGGTCGACGTCGACGGCGCCGCGGGCACCCGGGCCGCCGTCGAGCACCTGCGCCGGCTCGGGCACGAGCGCATCGCGTACCTCGGCTGGCCCGACGGCTCCGACACCGGCGAGGACCGCGCGTCCGGCTGGGCGGCGGCCATGGTGGACGCCGGTCACGACGGCTCGCTGCTGCGCCGGCTGCGCGCGCGGGTCCCGGACGGCGTCGCCGCGGGCGCGCAGGCCACCGAGCGCGTGCTCGCCGACGCCGCCCCCACCGCGGTCGTCTGCGCCTCGGACTCGCTCGCGCTCGGCGCGCTCACGGTCGCGCGCTCGCGCGACACCCCGCTCGCCGTCGTCGGGTTCGACGACACGCCCGTGGCGGCCGCCGTCGGCCTGACCTCCGTCGCCCAGCCCCTCACCGAGGCCGCGCACCGCGCGCTCGACCTGCTGCTCGACCAGCTCGACGGCGGCGGTGGCACGCGCAGCCGCACGGTCCTGCTCGCCCCGCACCTCGTCGAGCGCGCCTCGTCCCACGGACCCGGCGCCCCGCACACCCCCTGA